Proteins encoded within one genomic window of Oryza glaberrima chromosome 12, OglaRS2, whole genome shotgun sequence:
- the LOC127757648 gene encoding uncharacterized protein LOC127757648 — MAKDPHVSISLTGLAMVVLLIFSSSFLQAAQGSDKKMAMKYDVPVKRLVYRPSAMQAAVIGTEAAAYEPFELCMGCRCCASSNASSCVDTRCCYAIDCNIPGKPFGVCAFSPHSCDCGATNCTSQQQP, encoded by the exons ATGGCAAAAGATCCTCATGTCTCCATCTCTCTCACCGGCCTCGCCATGGTCGTCCTCCTCATCTTCAGCTCCTCCTTCCTCCAGGCCGCCCAAG GATCAGACAAGAAGATGGCAATGAAGTACGACGTGCCGGTGAAGAGGCTGGTGTACCGGCCGTCGGCGATGCAGGCGGCGGTGATcggcacggaggcggcggcgtacgaGCCGTTCGAGCTGTGCATGGGCTGCCGGTGCTGCGCGTCGTCGAACGCGAGCAGCTGCGTGGACACGAGATGCTGCTACGCCATCGACTGCAACATCCCCGGCAAGCCCTTCGGCGTCTGCGCCTTCTCTCCCCACTCCTGCGACTGTGGCGCCACCAACTGCACCAGCCAACAGCAGCCATGA